A portion of the Mytilus galloprovincialis chromosome 12, xbMytGall1.hap1.1, whole genome shotgun sequence genome contains these proteins:
- the LOC143055110 gene encoding uncharacterized protein LOC143055110 produces MQKEIQKMIDGFKEKEENSELKEKLKKMETELCEIIPKNIRELIRKQIEDWEEKDKMFVSTRASDYVIERLQDNSCLTLTAPSGVGKSFIARHAALLLKKQGYSIIPLYSPTDIRTYYQPGKHTVFIVDDICGNFTASQQQIDYWKQLLPVINTIIADKNCKIIVSCRLQVYKDDKFNILLPFKSCECNLISDKLCLTSVEKSNIAIAYIGKSMTDIDNLSSKCDFFPLLCSLYNEREGVDVKEYFKNPFDVYKSELDRLSEHGDEGNYKICSLALCVLFDNQLNEKWFQGKATEEQRQIIYDTCEACEFNSIPKAKLKKALDTLDGTFICKQNGIYRTIHDKLFDFLAHYFGQKMIECLIDHGDSGLVHERFIWHTIQDDRNSDIDYIIEIPDDCLESYLERFIKDWLEGNVTDVFNNNNMKASSFREELLQHLLQLDKSQQVALASTKDTVVPKESCASGNTPLVHTCYDDYTDMVQWMLHNDVDVDQCRDDGVTGLIMASMEGHYDIVKLLLERDANVDLCSKDGWSPLNSASNEGHTEIVKLLLKKDANVDLCSKDGRSPLNSATSNEGHTEIVKLLLEKDANVDLCSKDGRSPLNTASNEGHTEIVKLLLEKDANVYLCSNDGWSPLNTASFKGHTEIVKLLLETDANVDLCNNNGWSPLKSASSEGHTEIVKLLLEKNPNVDLCNNDGFTPLISACIHNYISIVQLLIKHKPNIDAQTFDGGSALYFCVNSGNLEITQLLLENNADCNACGPSKQSIIDKIKNDPTKTLDKYNQNCFDSLIKNALPRVANYIMIVNDM; encoded by the exons ATGCAAAAAGAGATCCAAAAGATGATTGATGGCTTTAAAG aaaaagaagaaaattcagAACTTAAagagaaattaaagaaaatggaAACTGAGCTATGTGAAATAATTCCAAAGAATATTAGAg aactaataagaaaacaaatagaAGACTGGGAAGAGAAAGATAAAATGTTCGTGTCTACAAGAGCCAGTGATTACGTAATTGAACGTTTACAGGACAACAGTTGCTTGACTCTAACAGCCCCATCAGGAGTTGGAAAATCATTTATTGCAAGACATGCAGCACTTCTTTTAAAGAAACAAGGATACAGCATAATACCACTGTACTCACCAACAGACATTAGAACTTATTATCAGCCTGGCAAACACACCGTCTTCATTGTAGATGATATTTGTGGAAATTTCACTGCCAGCCAACAACAGATTGATTACTGGAAACAATTATTACCTGTGATTAATACAATTATTGCAGACAAAAATTGTAAGATTATTGTATCTTGTAGATTACAAGTTTATAAAGATGATAAGTTTAATATATTGTTACCTTTTAAATCCTGTGAATGTAATTTAATATCAGATAAGTTATGTCTTACATCTGTAGAGAAATCAAATATCGCAATTGCCTATATTGGTAAAAGCATGACAGATATTGATAATTTGTCTTCTAAATGTGATTTTTTCCCACTATTATGTTCCTTATACAACGAAAGAGAAGGTGTAGATGtcaaagaatatttcaaaaatccTTTTGATGTCTATAAAAGTGAGCTAGACAGGTTAAGTGAGCATGGTGATGAAGGAAACTATAAAATATGTAGTCTTGCTTTATGTGTTCTCTTTGATAATCAGCTGAATGAGAAATGGTTCCAGGGTAAAGCGACAGAAGAACAACGACAGATTATATATGACACATGTGAGGCTTGTGAGTTCAACAGTATCCCAAAGGCAAAACTGAAGAAAGCACTCGACACCCTAGATGGTACATTTATATGTAAACAGAATGGTATTTATAGAACTATACATGATAAACTATTTGACTTCCTTGCTCATTACTTTGGTCAGAAAATGATTGAATGTTTGATAGATCATGGTGACAGTGGTTTAGTACATGAACGTTTTATTTGGCATACAATACAAGATGACAGGAACAGTGACATAGACTACATTATTGAAATACCAGATGACTGTTTAGAATCATATTTAGAAAGGTTTATAAAGGACTGGTTAGAAGGAAATGTGACAGATGTATTCAATAACAATAACATGAAAGCATCATCATTCAGAGAAGAGTTATTACAGCACTTACTACAATTAGACAAATCACAACAAGTAGCATTAGCCAGTACGAAGGATACAGTGGTACCAAAGGAGAGCTGTGCATCAGGTAATACTCCACTGGTACATACGTGTTATGATGATTATACTGATATGGTACAGTGGATGTTACATAATGATGTGGATGTGGATCAATGTAGAGATGATGGGGTTACTGGACTGATCATGGCAAGTATGGAAGGACATtatgatatagtaaagttactgttagagaggGATGCCAATGTTGATCTATGTAGCAAggatggctggagtcctctgaattCAGCAAGTAATGAAGGGcatactgaaatagtaaagttactgttaaagaAGGATGCCAATGTTGATCTATGTAGCAAGGATGGCCGGAGTCCTCTGAATTCAGCAA CAAGTAAtgaaggacatactgaaatagtaaagttactgttagaaaaGGATGCCAATGTTGATCTATGTAGCAAGGATGGCCGGAGTCCTTTGAATACAGCAAGTAATGAAGGGcatactgaaatagtaaagttactgttagagaaggatgCCAATGTTTATCTATGTAGCAAtgatggctggagtcctctgaatacagCAAGTTTTAAAGGGcatactgaaatagtaaagttactgttagagacgGATGCcaatgttgatctatgtaacaataatggctggagtcctctgaagTCAGCAAGTAGtgaaggacatactgaaatagtaaagttactgttagaaaaGAATCCCAATGTTGATTTATGTAACAATGATGGCTTCACACCACTGATCAGTGCATGTATTCACAACTACATCAGTATAGTACAGCTGTTGATAAAACATAAACCAAACATTGATGCACAGACCTTTGATGGTGGTAGTGCTTTATATTTCTGTGTAAACAGTGGAAACCTAGAAATAACACAGCTACTTCTAGAGAACAATGCTGACTGTAATGCATGTGGTCCTAGTAAACAgtcaattatagataaaataaaaaatgatccAACAAAAACTTTAGATAAATATAATCAGAATTGTTTTGATAGTCTCATCAAGAATGCATTACCACGTGTAGCAAATTATATAA TGATTGTTAATGACATGTGA